A genomic window from Actinomycetota bacterium includes:
- a CDS encoding ABC transporter ATP-binding protein has protein sequence MNVIDLKSVTKTFGEGPTAVHALKNIDLDFQQGEFVVVLGPSGSGKTTLLNVIGGIEEVTSGALTVDGVNLVGMDEEERTEFRRSHVGFVFQFFNLIPTLTALENVQLMAELVGRNHDDSLAALEAVNLRDRADHFPGMLSGGEQQRVAIARALVKQPPILLVDEPTGSLDLETGRQVLGQLRAVSDNDHRTVLLVTHNAAIGGMGDRIVRLHSGELASIEVNARPLLPDEVEW, from the coding sequence GTGAACGTCATCGACCTGAAGAGCGTGACGAAAACCTTCGGCGAGGGACCGACGGCAGTCCATGCGCTCAAGAACATCGACCTCGACTTCCAGCAGGGAGAGTTCGTCGTAGTGCTCGGACCGAGTGGATCGGGGAAGACCACCCTGCTCAACGTGATCGGCGGCATCGAAGAGGTGACGTCCGGTGCACTGACCGTCGACGGGGTGAATCTCGTCGGGATGGATGAGGAGGAACGGACCGAGTTCCGGCGATCCCACGTCGGGTTCGTGTTCCAGTTCTTCAACCTCATCCCGACGCTTACCGCCCTGGAGAACGTGCAGCTCATGGCCGAACTCGTCGGGAGGAACCACGACGACAGCCTGGCTGCCCTCGAGGCCGTCAATCTGAGAGATCGTGCCGATCATTTCCCCGGCATGCTCTCGGGCGGCGAACAGCAGCGTGTCGCCATCGCACGTGCGCTCGTCAAACAACCCCCGATTCTGCTGGTGGACGAGCCGACCGGTTCGCTGGACCTCGAGACGGGCCGCCAGGTCCTCGGACAGCTTCGGGCCGTCAGCGACAACGACCATCGGACCGTTCTGCTGGTTACCCACAACGCCGCCATCGGCGGGATGGGAGATCGGATCGTCCGACTGCATTCCGGCGAGCTGGCTTCGATCGAAGTCAACGCCAGGCCGCTGCTGCCCGACGAGGTGGAATGGTGA
- a CDS encoding FtsX-like permease family protein yields the protein MVSILDRKLRRDLKARRSQFIAVVITIVLGIVLFGGSYDAYLNLTESYDQMFVIQNTADMTISGGDTEAIVAAARKVDGVEDVATRSVAEVPLRIDGHHKMLGRLVGLPGGAQPSIDKVTVLSGTYLSGIDSVLVEQHMADHFKLKAGDTIEVLGPQGWVNARVAGVAASAEYLWPAPSRQQIFPSFDDFGVLFVDQNVFAGVPSSVVRREVLVTYASGTDTATIDQALKDVALAHGATDATPLADIPSNAALSEDLAGFQEMSLMFPLLFLAAAGMATYVLLTRLVLSQRGQIGLLMASGFSKRTIFGHYLRFGLLAGAIGAIIGAPLGGLLGREISKLYTAAISIPVTVTTARVSTAAIGVIFALVAGALSALAPAMRAARIAPAQAMRGLIPSGKGGATWIERLVPPLRRLPARWKSVLRGIGRNRNRTISTVVGVVLAVTLILSFWGMLDSIQVLIDREFNQVNRQDAQLYLTAPVTPDVLARVEAVGGVAHAEPVTDVSATIRAGSKQYRTDLLGFKPTTKLHGFVVDGKNVDLPSDGVFLGSSLKSLLGVDVGDEVTIDVPDLGITVAETVAGFVREPLGTFAYIAEPRLAQLAGTSDVANTLYLTFDPGVDREALRDQLSELPSVAAFVDSQALRSMVDQFMGLFYVFVGIMLALGGIMAFALIYNTISANIAERASEVAMMRAGGVGRRTISRMLTAENVLLTLIGVIPGLIVGYIFAYYGVSMYSSDMFKWDLYIRPTTYVFTVLAILLAALLSQRPILREVQRIDVATVVRERSL from the coding sequence ATGGTGAGCATTCTCGACCGCAAGCTGCGGAGAGACCTGAAGGCGAGACGAAGCCAGTTCATTGCCGTGGTGATCACGATCGTGCTGGGGATCGTTCTCTTCGGCGGTTCGTACGACGCGTACCTGAACCTCACCGAATCGTACGACCAGATGTTTGTGATCCAAAACACGGCCGACATGACCATTTCCGGAGGCGATACGGAGGCCATCGTCGCCGCCGCGCGAAAGGTCGACGGTGTCGAGGACGTAGCCACACGATCCGTCGCGGAGGTTCCCCTCAGGATCGACGGCCACCACAAGATGCTGGGGCGACTCGTCGGGCTTCCTGGCGGAGCGCAGCCATCCATCGACAAGGTCACGGTGCTCTCCGGCACATACCTGAGTGGGATCGACTCCGTTTTGGTGGAACAACACATGGCCGACCACTTCAAGCTCAAAGCCGGCGACACGATCGAGGTGCTCGGCCCGCAGGGGTGGGTGAACGCTCGGGTTGCGGGTGTGGCGGCATCCGCCGAGTATCTGTGGCCTGCCCCCAGTCGCCAGCAGATCTTCCCATCGTTCGACGACTTCGGAGTCCTCTTCGTCGACCAGAACGTCTTCGCGGGGGTTCCGTCGTCCGTGGTCCGTCGAGAGGTGCTGGTCACCTACGCGTCGGGGACCGACACGGCCACCATCGACCAGGCGCTGAAGGACGTGGCGCTCGCTCATGGTGCGACCGACGCGACACCGTTGGCGGATATTCCCTCCAACGCGGCGTTGAGCGAAGATCTGGCCGGGTTCCAGGAGATGTCGCTGATGTTCCCGCTGCTGTTCCTGGCGGCTGCCGGGATGGCGACATACGTGCTGCTCACCCGCCTCGTACTGTCCCAACGCGGCCAGATCGGTCTGTTGATGGCAAGTGGGTTCAGCAAGCGGACCATCTTCGGTCACTACCTGCGTTTCGGCCTGCTCGCCGGAGCGATCGGAGCCATCATCGGAGCACCTCTCGGCGGGTTGCTGGGGCGTGAGATATCCAAGCTGTATACGGCGGCCATCTCGATACCAGTCACGGTGACGACCGCCCGTGTGTCGACGGCGGCGATAGGGGTCATCTTTGCCCTCGTTGCGGGTGCGCTGTCTGCGCTTGCCCCGGCGATGCGTGCCGCGAGGATCGCTCCTGCCCAGGCCATGCGGGGTCTGATTCCCTCCGGGAAGGGGGGAGCGACGTGGATCGAACGTCTGGTTCCGCCGTTGCGACGCCTCCCCGCGCGCTGGAAGTCGGTGCTACGCGGAATCGGTCGGAATCGCAACCGGACGATATCGACGGTTGTGGGCGTCGTGCTCGCGGTGACCCTCATCCTGTCGTTCTGGGGCATGCTCGACTCGATCCAGGTGCTGATCGACCGTGAGTTCAACCAGGTCAACCGTCAAGACGCTCAGCTCTATCTGACCGCTCCGGTCACCCCGGACGTGCTTGCGCGAGTGGAGGCCGTCGGCGGTGTGGCACACGCAGAGCCGGTCACAGACGTGTCCGCCACGATTCGCGCCGGCTCAAAGCAATATCGCACGGACCTGCTGGGATTCAAACCGACGACGAAACTCCACGGTTTCGTCGTCGACGGAAAGAATGTCGACCTGCCTTCGGACGGCGTCTTCCTCGGCTCATCGCTGAAGAGTCTGCTTGGCGTGGACGTTGGAGACGAGGTGACGATCGACGTTCCCGACCTCGGGATCACCGTGGCGGAGACGGTCGCCGGCTTCGTGAGGGAGCCGCTCGGAACCTTCGCGTACATCGCCGAGCCTCGCCTGGCCCAACTCGCCGGCACCAGTGACGTTGCGAACACGCTCTATCTGACGTTCGATCCGGGTGTCGACAGGGAAGCGTTGCGAGATCAACTGAGTGAGCTGCCTTCGGTGGCGGCGTTCGTCGATTCGCAGGCGCTCAGGTCGATGGTGGACCAATTCATGGGACTGTTCTACGTGTTCGTCGGCATCATGCTCGCTCTGGGCGGGATCATGGCGTTCGCGCTGATCTACAACACGATCTCGGCGAACATAGCGGAACGGGCATCCGAAGTGGCGATGATGCGCGCCGGCGGAGTGGGCCGCCGGACCATCTCGCGCATGCTCACCGCCGAGAATGTTCTGCTCACCCTCATCGGGGTGATCCCCGGGCTGATCGTCGGGTACATATTCGCCTACTACGGCGTGTCGATGTATTCGAGCGACATGTTCAAGTGGGATCTGTATATCCGGCCGACGACGTATGTGTTCACGGTGCTCGCCATCTTGCTGGCGGCGCTGCTGTCGCAACGACCGATCCTGCGGGAGGTGCAGCGTATCGATGTGGCGACCGTGGTGCGGGAACGATCGCTCTAA
- a CDS encoding nucleotidyltransferase family protein, whose product MARPHPALIELAAGRPLPVVEDPDRLLESAVEHRMTGLLWARAEAGELKGDEQWERTLAMLTLRNEAHHRHLWEALEDVTDRLAGIGVQIAAFKGVTAEARWFDRIGERPCHDVDILIDPAELDRADDIAACIAPDHPLIGHFQELFRYGLVQALGLEVDDMSIDVHFDLFKLGIPSRTSRLVWERTQQLDTPSGGSVRVLDSETALVHRLVNINRDRFRYLLAYAEIARIVSSEPDLHAVQDLARVEGLEVIVNKSLAAVLSTLGLPTEDIPRPQGWRARAWDYLWRPKTRLLGETSTAEYARRGYLLMPALTTDRTVEALRWIATNLFPPRSHLDFRHPDTGGPYPVRILTSRVRQLMRNRRARSEIVHREPPAMPGPPSDVETRAWRHRHT is encoded by the coding sequence ATGGCCCGCCCCCATCCTGCTCTCATCGAACTCGCAGCCGGACGACCGCTGCCGGTTGTTGAAGATCCGGACCGCCTCCTCGAGTCGGCGGTGGAGCATCGAATGACCGGACTGCTCTGGGCTCGGGCCGAAGCAGGGGAGCTGAAGGGCGACGAGCAGTGGGAACGGACTCTGGCAATGCTGACTCTGCGGAACGAAGCTCACCACCGGCATCTTTGGGAGGCTCTCGAGGATGTGACGGACAGGCTCGCCGGAATCGGTGTTCAGATCGCGGCGTTCAAAGGGGTCACCGCCGAGGCTCGCTGGTTCGACCGGATCGGAGAGCGACCCTGCCATGACGTCGATATTCTCATCGATCCTGCAGAACTCGATCGAGCCGACGACATTGCGGCCTGCATCGCACCGGACCACCCCCTCATCGGGCATTTCCAGGAACTGTTTCGTTACGGCCTGGTTCAGGCGCTTGGACTCGAGGTGGACGACATGAGCATCGATGTCCACTTCGATCTCTTCAAGCTCGGCATCCCGTCCCGCACCAGCAGGCTGGTGTGGGAGCGGACGCAGCAACTCGACACCCCTTCTGGGGGATCCGTCAGAGTGCTCGACTCCGAGACCGCTCTCGTTCATCGACTCGTCAACATCAACAGAGACCGGTTCCGTTACCTCCTTGCGTACGCGGAAATCGCTCGGATCGTTTCCTCCGAGCCCGATCTGCACGCCGTTCAGGATCTGGCCCGGGTCGAAGGCCTCGAGGTCATCGTCAACAAGTCGCTCGCGGCTGTGCTCTCCACCCTGGGATTGCCCACCGAGGACATACCTCGACCGCAAGGATGGCGAGCGCGGGCCTGGGATTATCTGTGGCGTCCCAAGACGCGTCTTCTCGGTGAGACGAGTACTGCGGAGTATGCGCGACGCGGCTACCTGCTGATGCCGGCTCTTACCACCGACCGGACAGTGGAAGCGCTCCGCTGGATAGCCACGAACCTGTTCCCGCCCAGGTCCCATCTCGATTTCCGCCACCCGGACACCGGAGGCCCCTACCCGGTACGAATCCTCACCTCCCGGGTACGGCAACTCATGCGAAATCGCAGGGCCCGATCAGAGATCGTGCACCGCGAACCGCCGGCGATGCCAGGGCCTCCGTCCGATGTCGAGACGCGCGCATGGAGACACCGCCATACATGA
- a CDS encoding PqqD family protein yields the protein MIPETAIVRQSPHAAYRDTQEGGVLLNLETGSYHGFNSIGALIWSLIDGQTVGELTDATRAAVSDAPADLGDDVSSFLEDLATRDLIEIDTTAE from the coding sequence ATGATCCCTGAAACGGCAATTGTGCGGCAATCCCCCCACGCTGCATATCGCGACACCCAGGAGGGAGGTGTCCTCCTCAACCTGGAGACCGGCAGCTACCACGGGTTCAATTCGATAGGAGCGCTGATCTGGTCTCTCATCGATGGCCAGACGGTGGGCGAGCTGACCGATGCAACACGCGCCGCCGTGAGCGACGCCCCCGCCGACCTCGGAGATGATGTCTCTTCGTTCCTGGAGGACCTGGCGACACGAGATCTCATCGAGATCGACACGACAGCCGAATAG
- a CDS encoding ABC transporter permease, translating to MTSPDTVPAVGARFLLEVRKLPAFIRRDFLTAWSYRMAFFGDAVGLAVQIVMFYFIGLMVDPSKIPEYGGQRASYLAFVTIGIALGAFLTLGLDRVATAMRSEQLMGTLDSLFMTPTHPMTLQFGLAVYDLVYVPIRTALFIGIVSILFNIGIAPSGILPSLAILLLFIPFVWGLGMVSAAGVMTFRRGATILNLGALALNFSSGAYFPVDLLPGWIQDLARANPIALAFDGTRQALLGGAGWGAVTPHVGIFVGAAALSLTIGAIALNLALRRERRRGTFGQY from the coding sequence ATGACCTCTCCTGACACGGTCCCTGCGGTGGGAGCCAGATTCCTCCTCGAAGTGAGAAAGCTCCCTGCGTTCATACGGCGAGATTTTCTCACCGCGTGGAGCTACCGGATGGCCTTCTTCGGCGACGCAGTGGGGCTTGCGGTGCAGATCGTGATGTTCTACTTCATCGGGTTGATGGTCGATCCGAGCAAGATCCCCGAGTACGGCGGCCAGCGTGCAAGCTATCTGGCTTTCGTGACGATCGGTATCGCTCTGGGCGCGTTTCTCACGCTCGGGCTCGATCGGGTTGCAACGGCCATGCGCTCCGAGCAGCTGATGGGCACCCTCGATTCACTGTTCATGACTCCGACACATCCGATGACCCTCCAATTCGGGCTTGCCGTCTACGACCTCGTGTATGTCCCGATACGTACCGCCCTGTTCATCGGCATCGTGTCGATCTTGTTCAACATCGGAATCGCACCATCGGGCATCCTGCCCTCACTGGCCATCCTGCTCCTGTTCATCCCGTTCGTGTGGGGGCTCGGAATGGTGAGCGCCGCAGGCGTGATGACGTTCCGGAGAGGTGCAACGATTCTCAACCTTGGCGCTCTTGCGTTGAACTTCTCCTCGGGCGCGTACTTCCCCGTCGATCTGCTCCCTGGCTGGATACAGGACCTGGCCCGGGCGAATCCGATCGCTCTCGCGTTCGACGGTACGCGACAGGCGCTCCTCGGCGGTGCCGGATGGGGGGCAGTCACCCCTCATGTCGGGATCTTCGTCGGAGCCGCGGCGCTTTCCCTGACCATCGGGGCCATCGCACTGAATCTGGCTCTGCGACGTGAGCGCAGGCGTGGGACCTTTGGACAGTACTGA
- a CDS encoding ABC transporter ATP-binding protein encodes MFRTSTPVVEVRSIWRRFKSRTILRDVSFDTAPGEIHALIGPNGVGKTTLLRTIAGLIEPSRGTVSILGGSPRSAWVRERIGWVPSGDRSLYLRISGYENLVFFARLHGMNRRDATRRAGELMREVGLDDAMHIRSGLYSHGMQKRVAIARALLTDPQLLLFDEPTHELDPSGAAKIHQVAKDAAGRGAGVIWATHRLDELPGLADTVTVLGTTGVRFQGSVDQLMALANERSYVIRLGEHTSSADDLEQMIASFGTLVPLEGAAREEYLLRLRNGTVLGDVIGSLASAGLPVLACREARPEIEEAFLTLTAESTDDLS; translated from the coding sequence ATGTTTCGAACCTCGACTCCAGTGGTCGAGGTTCGATCTATATGGCGTAGGTTCAAGTCCAGGACCATTCTCCGTGACGTCAGTTTCGACACGGCACCCGGAGAGATCCATGCCCTGATCGGGCCCAACGGGGTCGGCAAGACCACACTGCTGCGAACGATCGCAGGTCTGATCGAGCCAAGCAGAGGAACCGTGAGTATCCTCGGTGGGAGCCCACGTTCCGCATGGGTGCGCGAGCGTATCGGGTGGGTACCCTCCGGAGACAGGTCACTCTATCTGCGCATCTCCGGCTACGAGAACCTCGTATTCTTCGCCCGTCTGCACGGCATGAACCGGCGTGATGCCACCCGGCGAGCCGGCGAGCTCATGCGGGAAGTCGGGCTCGACGATGCCATGCATATTCGCTCGGGCTTGTACTCGCACGGCATGCAGAAGCGTGTCGCCATTGCCAGAGCTCTTCTCACCGATCCACAACTCCTCCTGTTCGATGAACCGACCCACGAACTCGATCCGAGTGGTGCCGCGAAGATCCACCAGGTGGCGAAGGACGCCGCCGGGCGAGGAGCCGGTGTCATCTGGGCTACACACCGCCTCGACGAGCTTCCCGGCCTCGCCGACACGGTGACCGTGCTCGGCACGACCGGAGTGCGCTTCCAGGGATCAGTCGATCAGTTGATGGCGTTGGCGAACGAACGTTCGTACGTCATTCGTCTCGGCGAGCACACCTCTTCTGCGGATGATCTCGAGCAGATGATCGCTTCGTTTGGGACACTCGTCCCTCTCGAAGGGGCCGCAAGAGAGGAGTATCTCCTTCGACTCAGGAACGGAACGGTACTTGGTGACGTCATCGGCTCGCTGGCGTCCGCCGGGCTCCCCGTGTTGGCCTGCCGCGAGGCCCGACCCGAGATCGAAGAAGCGTTCCTCACACTCACCGCTGAGAGTACCGATGACCTCTCCTGA
- a CDS encoding lasso peptide biosynthesis B2 protein — protein sequence MSSNESPGLPMAEKVRLFVRIWVLAGLSATASKRRALPDLMESYRIAGTVGSHSTYAPRKLSRAVTRSLRVGRWQPRCLIKAMVLYRLMREQGEEVELVIGLPQNPKDHIAHAWVELHGVDIGPAPGRGGHEEIARYG from the coding sequence GTGAGTTCGAACGAATCCCCCGGATTGCCCATGGCAGAGAAGGTGAGGCTGTTCGTTCGAATATGGGTGTTGGCCGGGCTGTCCGCGACCGCATCGAAACGGCGCGCCCTTCCCGACCTCATGGAGAGCTATCGGATCGCGGGCACGGTCGGAAGCCATTCGACCTACGCTCCCCGCAAGCTGAGCAGAGCGGTCACCCGCAGTCTCCGTGTTGGTCGTTGGCAGCCGCGGTGCCTGATCAAGGCGATGGTGCTCTACCGGCTGATGCGAGAACAGGGCGAAGAAGTCGAACTCGTGATCGGCCTTCCACAGAATCCGAAGGATCACATCGCCCATGCCTGGGTCGAGCTGCATGGTGTCGACATCGGTCCCGCACCCGGTCGTGGAGGCCACGAGGAGATCGCGCGCTACGGCTGA
- a CDS encoding ATP-dependent DNA helicase, which translates to MPLPEDPADRAQTALERAVAEKPGGHRRAGQVEMARAVAEAIEQGSHLICEAGPGTGKSFGYMIPAIVSGQKVIVATATKSLQDQLAKKDLPFLAEVMAGLDITFSWAVVKGRQNYLCKSRLVERLEKEGVVAQQISLEGLDYELPEGLRMLAEWADTHPTGDRDDLPAQPAEGLWESVSVTGMECPGRDECPQAGDCFAMAALDAAADADIVIVNHHLYGNDLALGGGVVLPEHDVLIVDEAHRLEDTMASALGIELAEGRFWQVQRSAGSYLRAQSSRSKADKILRPLADQTKRVQQSLDRTDVGRVEEAGALGAAFSAAASSLAAVTKAIRSSEPTSPGALGARARVLRLAAHLAGDVGMAVEPPDGYVSWIERDSDRTAYRIAPVEVGPLLAEQLLGRVPVILTSATLSVGGSLLPLAERLGFETADQSGPLRYRALQVESPFDYRAQGRVYVAARLPEPRSPDYQARALTELEELLLASGGRALILTTSYRMLTIISEHLADEVPFEILTQGDLPKLRLIERFEEEETSVLVATMGFWEGLDIPGRALELVVLDKLPFPRPDEPLWQARREAAEAAGRSAFMTVDLPRAAMLLAQGAGRLIRTTSDHGVVAILDSRLFKRRYGRVLLRSLPPMPQTTSLKTVEAFLRR; encoded by the coding sequence ATGCCTTTGCCAGAGGACCCAGCCGATCGTGCCCAGACCGCCCTGGAGCGGGCGGTTGCCGAGAAGCCCGGTGGTCACCGGCGAGCCGGTCAGGTCGAGATGGCTCGTGCCGTCGCCGAGGCGATCGAGCAAGGTTCCCATCTCATCTGTGAGGCCGGTCCGGGTACCGGCAAGTCGTTCGGCTACATGATTCCGGCGATCGTGTCCGGACAGAAGGTGATCGTCGCCACCGCCACCAAGAGCCTCCAGGACCAACTCGCCAAGAAGGACCTGCCGTTCCTCGCCGAGGTCATGGCCGGCCTCGATATCACGTTCAGCTGGGCCGTCGTGAAGGGCCGCCAGAACTACCTCTGCAAGTCCCGGCTCGTGGAACGTCTCGAGAAAGAGGGTGTTGTCGCGCAGCAGATCTCCCTCGAAGGACTCGACTACGAGCTTCCCGAGGGCTTGCGCATGCTGGCCGAATGGGCCGACACGCATCCGACGGGGGACCGAGACGATCTTCCCGCCCAGCCGGCGGAGGGCCTTTGGGAGAGCGTCTCGGTGACCGGCATGGAGTGCCCCGGCCGCGACGAATGCCCGCAGGCGGGCGACTGCTTCGCCATGGCCGCCCTCGACGCCGCCGCAGACGCCGACATCGTCATCGTCAACCATCACCTGTACGGCAACGACCTCGCCCTCGGCGGCGGTGTCGTGCTGCCCGAACACGATGTGCTGATCGTGGACGAGGCCCATCGCCTCGAGGACACGATGGCCTCGGCGCTGGGGATCGAGCTCGCCGAAGGACGTTTCTGGCAGGTGCAACGCTCTGCAGGCTCGTACCTGCGGGCCCAGTCATCGCGCTCCAAGGCAGACAAGATCCTCCGACCGCTCGCCGACCAGACCAAACGGGTGCAGCAGTCTCTCGATCGCACCGACGTCGGTCGGGTCGAGGAAGCCGGCGCCCTCGGCGCCGCGTTCTCCGCAGCCGCTTCCAGCTTGGCCGCGGTGACGAAGGCGATTCGTTCCTCGGAACCGACCTCACCTGGCGCGCTCGGAGCTCGCGCACGGGTACTGCGGTTGGCGGCACACCTTGCCGGCGACGTCGGGATGGCCGTCGAACCGCCTGACGGATATGTCTCCTGGATCGAGCGTGACTCGGACCGCACCGCCTACCGGATTGCGCCGGTCGAGGTCGGGCCGCTACTCGCCGAGCAGCTCCTCGGCCGTGTTCCGGTGATCCTGACGAGCGCCACGCTGTCGGTCGGAGGATCACTCTTGCCGCTCGCCGAAAGGCTCGGCTTCGAAACGGCAGACCAATCCGGCCCGCTGCGGTACAGGGCGTTGCAGGTCGAGTCGCCGTTCGACTACCGGGCACAGGGGCGCGTGTACGTCGCGGCCAGACTTCCCGAGCCTCGCTCTCCCGACTACCAGGCCCGAGCGCTGACGGAACTCGAGGAGCTGCTGCTGGCGTCCGGGGGCCGAGCGCTGATTCTGACGACCAGCTACCGGATGCTGACGATCATCAGCGAACATCTCGCTGACGAGGTTCCCTTCGAGATCCTCACGCAGGGCGATCTGCCGAAGCTGCGGCTCATCGAGCGTTTCGAGGAGGAGGAGACGTCCGTCCTCGTCGCCACGATGGGATTCTGGGAGGGGTTGGACATTCCCGGCCGGGCCCTCGAACTGGTCGTCTTGGACAAGCTCCCGTTTCCTCGTCCCGACGAACCGCTCTGGCAGGCCCGGCGCGAAGCAGCGGAGGCGGCGGGTCGGTCCGCGTTCATGACCGTCGACCTGCCCCGCGCGGCGATGTTGCTGGCCCAGGGGGCGGGGCGTCTGATCCGCACGACCAGCGACCATGGGGTCGTGGCGATCCTCGACTCGCGGCTGTTCAAGCGCCGTTACGGGAGGGTGTTGCTGCGCTCGCTGCCACCGATGCCGCAGACGACGTCATTGAAGACGGTCGAGGCGTTTCTTCGTCGGTGA